Proteins encoded within one genomic window of Oryza brachyantha chromosome 7, ObraRS2, whole genome shotgun sequence:
- the LOC102718568 gene encoding protein PHOSPHATE STARVATION RESPONSE 2 codes for MERISTNQIYNSAIPVTVPSPLPAIPVTLDENFPRIPDGQNVSRERELRSTQLPPHQNQSTVAPLHGQFQSSTGSVGPLRSSQEIRFSSVSNHEQYTNANPYNSQTPRTGSSTTVNYGSQYGGFEHSLTDFPRDAGPTWCPDPVDGLLGYSDDVPSENNLTESNSIAATDELAKQSEWWNDFMNYDWKDVVDNTSCPETQPQVRPPAQPSMVVHQSAAQQSVSSQSGEPSAVAIPSPTAASNTSNSKTRMRWTPELHERFVDAVNILGGSEKATPKGVLKLMKADNLTIYHVKSHLQKYRTARYRPELSEGSSDKKAASKEDIPSLDLKGGNFDLTEALRLQLELQKRLHEQLEIQRSLQLRIEEQGKCLQMMLEQQCIPGTDKAEASTPAEGSKPSSDLPESSTAKDVTENTQNGTAKQTESGDTDNEDVTRVSPSCGSEWPLNGL; via the exons ATGGAGAGAATAAGCACGAATCAAATTTACAATTCTGCAATTCCAGTCACTGTGCCATCGCCTTTACCTGCCATACCAGTCACTCTGGATGAGAACTTTCCCAGGATTCCTGATGGGCAGAATGTTTCGCGGGAGAGAGAATTGAGAAGCACCCAGCTGCCACCTCATCAGAATCAGAGTACTGTTGCTCCTCTTCATGGGCAGTTTCAGTCCAGTACTGGGTCTGTTGGGCCTTTGCGTTCGTCCCAGGAGATAAGGTTCTCTTCAGTTTCAAACCATGAGCAATATACAAATGCCAATCCTTATAATTCTCAAACACCAAGAACTGGAAGTTCTACGACGGTTAATTATGGGTCACAATATGGAGGCTTTGAACATTCGCTGACTGATTTTCCAAGAGATGCTGGGCCGACGTGGTGCCCTGATCCAGTTGACGGTTTGCTTGGATATTCAGATGATGTCCCTAGCGAGAACAACTTGACTGAAAGCAATTCTATTGCAGCTACTGATGAACTTGCCAAGCAAAGTGAATGGTGGAATGattttatgaattatgatTGGAAGGATGTTGTTGATAACACATCTTGTCCTGAAACTCAACCACAG GTTCGACCGCCAGCGCAACCATCTATGGTAGTTCACCAATCCGCCGCCCAACAATCAGTTTCATCTCAATCTGGAGAACCTTCTGCAGTTGCTATACCCTCACCCACTGCTGCCTCCAATACCTCCAACTCCAAGACACGAATGAGATGGACTCCTGAACTTCATGAGCGATTTGTGGATGCTGTCAATATACTTGGTGGCAGTGAAA AAGCTACGCCTAAGGGTGTGTTGAAGCTAATGAAGGCAGAcaatttgaccatttatcatGTAAAAAGTCATCTTCAG AAATACAGAACAGCTCGATATAGACCAGAATTATCTGAAG GTTCTTCAGATAAGAAGGCAGCCTCAAAAGAGGACATACCATCTCTAGACCTGAAAGGAGG GAATTTTGATCTCACTGAGGCACTGCGTCTCCAGTTAGAACTTCAAAAGCGACTTCATGAACAGCTTGAG ATTCAAAGAAGTTTGCAGCTGAGAATTGAGGAGCAGGGGAAGTGCCTTCAGATGATGCTCGAGCAGCAGTGCATACCTGGGACAGACAAGGCGGAGGCTTCAACCCCAGCAGAAGGGTCAAAGCCATCTTCTGACCTTCCAGAATCTTCTACTGCCAAGGATGTCACAGAAAATACTCAGAATGGAACGGCCAAACAAACAG AATCGGGTGACACAGATAATGAGGATGTAACGAGGGTGTCCCCAAGTTGCGGATCTGAGTGGCCATTGAATGGGCTCTAG